Part of the Bacillus thermozeamaize genome is shown below.
GAGCTTGTATCCGTTCACTCGCAAGCTTGTATCCGTGCACCCGCGCAGCGCTACTGCTCCATTTGCCGGCCGAGAAATCCCGCCGCTGTTTCAGCCAACTTGATTTCCAATTCACCCATCCGCACATTCGTCTCCTGGCTGAGCAGGATGACGGCGCCGATCGGATCCCCACCTGCAATGATCGGAGCCACCACAAAGGCTTGAATCGGCTGCCGGAAATCCTTCACGATATCATATTCACCGGGGGTATTTTCCATCTGTGTGCGGCGGGATTCCATCGCCGTTTCGACCACTTCGCCAACCGGCTTATCCAAGAAGTCTTTCTTGGAACCGCCGGAGACGGCAATCACCGTATCGCGATCCGAGATCAGCGTAATGTGCTTGAGGCTATCATAAAGCGAATCGGCATATTCCCTCGCAAACTCACCCAGCTCACCGATTGGCGAATATTTCTTGAGGATGACTTCTCCATCCCGATCAACAAAAATTTCCAACGGAT
Proteins encoded:
- a CDS encoding stage V sporulation protein T codes for the protein MKATGIVRRIDDLGRVVIPKEIRRTLRIREGDPLEIFVDRDGEVILKKYSPIGELGEFAREYADSLYDSLKHITLISDRDTVIAVSGGSKKDFLDKPVGEVVETAMESRRTQMENTPGEYDIVKDFRQPIQAFVVAPIIAGGDPIGAVILLSQETNVRMGELEIKLAETAAGFLGRQMEQ